TTCACTTAAAAGGGgtgggttgcagcgcaagtcaccactttcaatgatgacgcgatcaccttattttacggatgaggaatgcacaattattatgccaagttatgaggaattaaaacccactctacgacaacaatcaaatacgtcggcagtgaacaaagcaaggcaaggctgttggcaacgtattgcagatcgggtagcctaaatgcctgtaaagttttatttccacatgttcttcaaatatgtgttacggagaattaatagcttgcggaatgtctgaaatgagttaaAAAAtggcctattttgagttcatagaaatgcctacagatgcaacacaatttagaagtgggcctatagattacagtaataggataattgaatgtttaagtagcccccattgactgatttagtgtatgcctaatcctgtgaacatttcagatgcacaccattgccaaacgcacatggcagcaggtgaaaatgaaacacaaacacattattcagaatagtaggtttatatttatagcttgcattaatatttcttaattatgaaaacatgtaggcctagtatgcttatagccttcacttggcctctgttttacagctaacaagaaaatgTGTCTTTAAACACTACTGTaaggagtgttttacagtagcagaggagttggccatcgcaaataatagtggaaggggttgagggaggcattcgttcggattctggtgctgtggaaatgtgtagcctttatgtgcagggtacagtaggcctaatatgacattcaattcaacaagtttgttaaaattgtgattttaatttattaggcctactgtaggctaggctatgtccgatttattttaggctattcttgctcagatgttcagcatactgtaggctaggcctatgtccgatttattttcggacatacagtattcttgctcagatgttcagcatcaccgattagatggaatacatgaatgtccacgtaagggtattgctatgacgggtgacattagagacttctgcctagctcatctgacaaagataacgaattccttcggctgacaatctatatcttaatagagaatatcgtccgggtatatatatataggcctatatgctaTAGTCTATATATGGcagtctctaaaacccctcgccctgcgaagagagcccctcacgatttgcgctccaatgtcgtatggatcctCCAGGTGCGCCGACTGTCtcgaattgttagtggaggggtacttataaagggtgtggttaacggaaacctcgggctaaccaagaacataacctggtcggagcaggtttgagatgcagggtaaattgccatggcagcatacctagGTTAAAacatatccacctttcgtagtacgggttaatcgggaagttatgccacacgtgatcaagttactctcgaagttacccagataagccagtaaccccgcttcgtagtacaggcccctgggaATGGAAGGCCCTAGAGATGAACTGGCTCAGGATGTGGTGATAGtcataccctggaaatccagagttctaaTACAATCAGAAGAGAGGTATTTAAGTGAATAAATATGTCCATGTAGAATAACTAACATTTTATGAAACATAATAGCTGCAAAGACAATTTAGTTTATCAACGGTCTCTCTGGTTGCTGTGTTAATACCTCAGGATACCACATTCACCATAATGTAGTGCCATTTTCAGTTGTCAGCACTTTGTGCCATCCTGTAGGACTAATCAGAAAATATACAGTTAGTTAAGTTTTTGGACAGGGACACAATATTTGTAATTTTGCCTCTGCACTACCAGAATGGATCTGAACAAAGCAATCAAAATCTGCTAGAAGGGTAGACTTTCAGCTTTAATTCAAGGGGTTGAACAAAGATATTGCATAAACCATTTAGCAATTACAGACATTTTATACATTGTCACCCCATTTTTGTTAATGGATATATAACTTCAATGCTATTCTGCGTCGGTTGAGTTGAGTCTAACATGAAAGCCAAACCTTTATTAAGTGACTAACTGGGTGCACAGCACtgcaccccctcctctctctctgtctctctcacacacacacacacaatctccgtGGTTGATTTTGGACAACCAAAAATGTGTGTTTCAGTTGAACATGAACTCTAGCACATGCATATTTTACAAACAATTGTATATTTGAGATAACCAATTTGAAGATGCAAAAACATTTGTCCACCAGACATCCTGTATGAGTAtaaatctgtatttttattcTGACAGATGGATAAATAGCGTAAAGCtacatatttacattttttttaaggtCCACAAACTCAAGAAATCAGACACAGTATACAGAGTAAAAAGAGGGCTGACATGCAAGGGGTGTAGCCATATTTGGCATAAGAATTTCATCATCATTACCATACAGGCACTTTACATACAGTGACTAAAACTAGATTATCTGTGTATGCCTGCCCAGGATGTTCAGAAATGAATGGGGAACCGCTAGCTTGAAGCAAGTCAACTAGTGTAGCCTCTGTGAAAGTCGGTGTAAGTAAACTTTACGGAGTGGAATATTTCCGCATCACTTGAATTTCTCCCTCATAATGACTGCAGCTTGACAAAGTAATTGCAGTACCGGCAAAGCACAAGCTGAGCAAAAACTAACAGGTGCTCAACCCTTGACACAGATTCGATTTCTCACAAATAGAGGGATATGACAAACATTGTAGCTACATTGCTTTTAATCCATAGCTTCTCTTGCAAAAGCATACAGTATCTTCAAATATATAGAGAATTTTTATAAATCAAAGTTGCCACACAATTTGTAACAGTTTTGTGAGAGGGactaaaaaacaaagaaaaagcaTACAAATTAGACACTAAATATAATTTATGAGATATAAATCTTATACAGCTTGCAGTGAATTCCAAGATATGGCACCCCTTGGAACAAAGTATGCCTGATTTGCCATATAATGCAACCTTGAAAATGTGTTCCACAAGTTTAATGAACTGTAAATCTAACTTGATTCAACCAACCAATTACATGCATTGTTTGGCTCACTGCAGTATTAATAGTTGCTGTAATTTTATATCCCACCTTCTGGGTAAATTCTTTCTATTAGAATACATTTGCCTTTTGTCTTTTACATAAGGAACACAGTGTACTCCCGAAAGAAATAAGAAGATGCAATGAATTTTGCAATGAATGGTAGTTTTGTCGgttccagtgtttttttttttcttcttctgagtatttgtgagtgtgtgtgttgtgtatcatGAAAGGAGACAGGTCCTTAATGCTATAAAAGACTGCTTTACAGTGGACGGCAAGGTGAATGCAGCCTGTTCAAGCAAAAAGGATCATGTCACCACATGTTGAAGTGGAGTATGTGCTGGAGCCTGATAAGGAGTCATGGGTCTCTGGTCCAATGACCCGCTGGGCTGATGGGCTGATTGTGTGCCCCCTATCCACAGATTCGGTACTCATCCCCCCTCCACTCCTCACATTTCAGGCTGCTCGGCGGGAACCGTCGTCCGTGGCTCCGGAGACTCATAGCGCTGGTGGAAGTTGCGTTTCCGCAGTTTCTCTGGAGCCTTCCTCCACAAGACAATTTCCTGTTCACCGGAATGAGGAAGCATCAAATCAAACAAAGACCTACCATGCTAATACGCCTTCTCTAGTTTGAAGTGTATGCTAAATTCTGCTGCACTTGTCATTCTCATGTGACCGTTAGGGAGGGCGGCTGCCTGTTTTACCTGCTGTTTGAAGTACCGCCGGTCCTCCTCATCCACCAGGACCAAGTTGAGGAAGTAGCGCACTGAGAACTTCTTATTGACGTCTCTCATGGTGGCGGTCAGGTCGTATCCAGCCAGGAAGAGGCGGATGGGAATGGATTCTCCTAAGGGTCAGAGGGGTCAAAGCAGATGGCTTAGGGAAAATCAGGCATCCTGACCTGAGGAATAAGCATGCAATTACTTGCAGCAGTTTCTCCCAGCTGTTACTGGTCAGTGTTACCTTTGACTGGCGCCCCGTCCATAATCTCATACTTGGCTACAGTCTCAGTTTCTGTGGTTGTACTGGGACCTGGGATGGAGGAATAGTAGTAGTAGGGTTTTAGTTAAATGCCTTATCAGCATATATGGCCATGTCATGGAACAAAATGTGTAATAGAACAATATAAATGAGTGAGCAGCTAGCAGATCGTTAGGAAAggttagatgaatgtgatcatttatgtttgagccttttttgggcctgaaatcgctgatacaacctttaagcctATTTAACATTACACATAACGATACAGGATACAGCAACAATGCCCCCACCATCCAACACATAAAAACGTAACACATTCATTGACGCGTTTtcaggcatcatgtttaattagccgtCCTACATgacaacaaataacaaaatcaaaatgtgcaactggtctatgagctctcacactAAGAAAACAGGGTGGAGAACAACATTttgaaacacaaagaacaaagagaacatAGGCTTAAGATTTataaaaaacaaattaaaaaaaatgtatgaccTTTCtgacattgcccttttcatctcgtGTACCACCTAGTGGAAGCTcacgtaccacagtttgggaatcccagGAATTAGGTCTTTCCTCAAAATGAATATGACCAGTTTCCCATACACCGACTCCCAtactgtttatgtttatgggaGGAAGATATTCATTCAGTTGATACATCTGCTCACTTCTAGAGCCAGCTCCATATTTCTATATCTTACCAATGCCTGTCATTTCTTTCTTGATCAGCTGCAGTTCCATGTGTTGAATCTTGATTCTCACAAGCAGAAAGTAGATCTTGCCCACAATTACATCTTTTAAGTGGTATCTGAGGACATGACACAAACGGGTCAGCTTTGTAGATTTGTAGAGCGATTATCCTAAAATAATTTTGACTGGTATGTCTGAAATACAACACCAACTGGCATTAAATATGGATGGATGCCTGTTGTATGCCTATCATTATGAATTGTATCATTGCCTATCAAGTTACTAAGGCTGCCTAAATGTCTTCAATTCAGATAACTGACTTCGTATTTCCATAAATCACAAGAAAATTAACAaagcctcacacacagacacaaacacaaaaaaattgTGGATAACTTTTTGAAAACGTTATTTTAGTAAAAAAACACTAAAAGAGGAGACTTGGATATATGCTGGAAACACTGGAAATCTTTTTTTCAAAAAGGGGTGTGGCTTCATACTATGATGCTGAATGcatgtgtgatgatgatgataaccAAAGTTAAGAGCTTACTTGGACTTGTTGTACTCAAACTCTATGTGTAGGCAGTCCTCAATGCCGACTTCCATCTTTATAGAGTTGTTGACGTCGGGATAGGTGGCCAACTGGTGCACTATAAGGTCATACTCTTTCACCAAGTCTGACAGTCTCCTCACTATAGTTACTTTGAGGAAGTATCTGAAGAGAACACATTCAAGTGTGAGAGGAAAACAATACTCATCAACCATTATCCATGACACTTACGCCTTACTTTGtctagggcagccgtggcctactggttagggcttcggccttggaagggttgccggttcgattcccgaccagtaggaaaaatgtgggcgggggaagtggttgagcactgcacctaacccctcactgctccccgagcgccattGTAGCAAGGCgactcactgctccgggttagtgtgtgtttcccctCACTGTGGGCTCAttctgtgcttcacctcactgtgtgttcactgtgtggtctgtgtgttcactaattcacggatgggataaatgcagagaccaaattccttgtatacgcaagtatacttggcctattaACCTGATTTACGATTATTCACGCGGCGGCCATTGTAAACCAAAACGAGTCTATGGGGTACACTGACTATTAACACGTTTTCGCCACCTACTGGCgaatgcatagaacacaacAATCCTATGGATTGCGTACCCCATATCCACGTTTTGGTTTACAATGGCTGCCATGGGAATAAGAAGCATAGTATGTGTAGTATAGGTGTGCACTGCTTATGATCTCAACAACACTTGCAGAAATGCAAACAACTATTTATAAATGTCCTAGATACTTAGGCAGAAATAACATGTCTAACCCAGAAGAAAGCCACTGACCTCAGTCGGACATTGGCTCCAACGTAAGACTCGTATGGTTTCTCCACCTGCATGAACTCAAAGTCATAGCTTCGGTTCTGAGTTAGCTCGCCTGGAAGGGCCAGCTCCTTCACCAGGTTCACAAACTCGTGCGTGTTGCTTTTGTCACTGAAGAGCTCTGGACACAGAGAGTTTACATTCAGTTCATTTTTGTATTCAACATTAACACCTCAGTGACCCTTTTAAACTAGGAATATTCTGATACTTTCAAATTTGGTAGAAACTTGCATTATGTAAAGTATTTATCTTTTTGCATAAACCTCTCTAAATTCCAAACATTACTGACCATTTTATTAACAATCAATAACATGAAGAACATTAATCTATTTTCACAATAACAATTCCATTGTTATTTCCCCATCAAAGAGCAGGTTTGAGGACAATAGTGAATTATATTGTTCCATGTATGGTGCTGTGCCACATTTCTGGGCCTTCACATGACCACCACATGGCTTGCTAAGCTAAGCTTCCACTGCCAAACTAAATTAGAGAAAAATCCCTGGCAAGGAATTCTTGTGTAAGTGCTGATGAACAGTTGGGTTATTTCTCATTGAAAACCGCACAATATGTTTATGAAATATGGTTatcaataataattaaaaaaataatttctcacCAATCTGCCCAACAAACTCAATCCGGATCCCTTGATGCTCTAGTCTCTTTCCTGTCTGCTTCACATTGAGATTGACCTTgaaatcaaaatgacaaaagTAACACATAAGTAAGAAATATGCAACAAACTAAACACATCACTGTTGAACCATTCAAGGATGTGCATGCTTGTTTCAGAAATAAAGCTATTTTACATTCCACATAAATTGGAGACTCAACACAATTCATTGTTTCTTTCATTAACCCGTTTCCCTCTGCCCTACTAATACCAGCATGCCATGGTTGTGCATTCCATTGGTACATTGAAGAGACATCATCAGTATAGCCTACATCAATATTGGCCTAGATTACGCAATTCGATGTGTTAAAATGTGTTTGATAAGACCAACTCGACTCTTTGACTTGTCCTACCTTCCCTGAAACAGACTCCCCGTCATAGAACAGATAGTGCTTCTCCACTTTCCCATCTTCAGTCTTGAGTTCCGCTGTCTTCCTCGTCTCCGCATCATTGAGTACGACATCAATTTCACACACTGGACCGAACAGGCCTCCCAGGAAACTCTGAGGAACATGTAAAAGGTGTGctaaatatatacaatatatgtaAATTCACGCGACACAACTTCAAACGCGAACTATCCGACACACGACGGACTGTTTAATATTTTTAAAAGCCAAGGCTGTTATGATATTCGTCCTGTCATTTCTGCTGCTGGCTAACTTGTCAAGGCAAACATCCAATTTTAACAGTAGTGCTGTCGACGTTACCTAACATTACATTGTCATTAGCTCAATAAGCCGTGTGATGAAAATATGCAATAGAAATCATAGTTGTCGAACAAAATAGGGTTTGTGGAACATCCATGTCAGGATGGCCAATCCTGCAGCGCACGAGAATGTAGTGATAGCTCCGTCCACTTAGTTAACGTTACCGTTTTTCTGGCATACTGACGCTAATTATGTAGCCTACGGTGGGTTTTAATGTGCATCGTGTTTATTACGCTGTATTATTGCATGACTGCAAACACGTGAGGCATTAACTTACAGTTTACATGCATTTATTAGGCCCCGGTCTAAATACTCCACCCATCAAAACAAATCAGTTTCTGACAGACTTCCCTGGCCTTAGCAATCAAACTGGTTAGCTGAacagcgctagcatgctaatcagCTGAGCAAATTGCGTTGGTTTGCAAGCTAACATCTGCTGAGATTTTCTGTTAGCAGTGCTCTCTTTCACTGTCAATGAGCGACGCATTCTCAGCATGAATACTTGATTTAAAGCTTTATATGTATGTCTATATATTAATGACTCACCATTTCCACCCGTTTAAAAAACAGTCCAGGATATCTCTTCGACTCCACAGATGATTGAACAGCAATTCCATTGACTGCGAACTGAGGAAACACTGGGAACACTTGCGTCAATatgcatttcaaaataaaagttacGTGGAGCAACATAAGGACGTCTCAATTTTGCAATTCTTAAAATGTCATACAAGAACACCACACACTATTGTTTGCAGTTGATGATCCGTGAAACAGCTCCATTAGTCATGACCATATTTTATATAGTGCACTTTACATTTCTATCTTACAGCTTATCTATTAGGCTATTTGCTGATGCCAATGGCAAAGAACATGGCCTTTTAATTataaaataataggcctacaacaaacCTGAGAGTAGGCTACGTAAGTGTTGACTATATTTCCAGAGCAAAGAAAAGAATCAGATTAGAAGGTTAAAGGGTGAATTGTACAAtggggtaggcctactaaagaaACTGTCAAaagaaaataggcctacatgtatatGCAAGCAAAACAATAATCATATGAAAATaaggatagacagacagacagacagacagacagatagatagatagatagatagatagatattggtgttgagtaggcctacatgggCAGTGCATCACTGCTACCCTGATGTTCTCACTCTTCACAGAAGTCCCAATACCCCATTCAGACGGACATTGAAACTAACTTAACAAGGTCTAGTGTGTGACTAAATGACGATTGTTTTAAAGTAAAACCAGGTCAATGAcaaaatgtatttgtatttggaAGAAAAGGCCTAGCGAGAGTGACTGATTACTTTCATTCATGTCGAGGGCCATTTAGGCTACGAACTTAGCCATGGACATTTCCTTTCCTCATGCTCAATTCTAACCCGACAAAGAGAAGAgacactttactttactttatacTTCACATATTTCACACAGAAACCAATTGTAGCCTATAACGAGAGGAATGAGACTATTGTTCAATTTTAGAGCCCTTGAGAACATGCAactcacgcagcaacattaatACAACAATATAATGAAGGACGGGAGAAAAACGTATGATTTGCTATTGCTTCAGCGCTTCagcttttattttgacagtAATTTCTTCAGCCTAGTCGTTGCTGCATGTTTCACGGaagtgttcctgttccagaaGTGCAACCTAGCCCACTTCATCATGTGACTGCGAGGAACTGTCATATGATTGTAGAACACTTTACAATTCCAGAAAAAGAGAAACCTGCAGCATCTGCTCTTTGTGCCTTATCCCAGGAATTAATATCTAGTAGCCTACTTTTAATTTGATTTTGACAATGTGCTATAAGAATGATTTCATGGTGTGCTGATAAATAAAGGCTGTAAGCAGAAAATGAATTAAGTCTAATGTGTAGCCTTCTCTGTCAAATCAGTCTCTCTTTTAAAACCTAACTATGGTCAAAAGTGACCCCATCCTAAAGTCTATGCAGTGTGTGTAAAAAATATTGTATCATgtgaccacacacaaacacataccgccccccactctctctcacacagaacaTGGCCAGTGGCACTTCTTGGGAAGTTCTTCTTCACTTCTTGGGACTTCGTCATGAAACTCACACTCCCCAAAATCAAGCCAATAAAGTCATGAGATTTTTCAAAGTACATTTCTTTGGGCTTTTATACCTTTAatgcgacaggatagtggagagtgacaggaagtgggtGGGAGAAAGAATCGGGGTGGGATCTGGAggggaccacggggcgggaatcgaacccaggtcgccggcgtacggtccaggtgccccagccagttgcaccacGGCTGGGGCCAAAGTCATGAGATTTATGTTGAAAAAATGGGATACATGGGCACAGTAGCCTACAAGCATTCACAAAAAGTCACTTCTGCCTTTTGATTATTGCTACTATACAAGATCCAGGAAGGAAGATTGCACAAGCTTCTACAAGCAAACACACGTCAGAAGATTCTTTCCAAGATTACATGATACATGACAGGTTATTTAGTCATGGCATCAGTGatgcaaagaaataaatctGCCAGTTTGTGGCATTGTGGTCAAAACTAGCAGTGTACCACTATGGAATTTTGGAATGTAGTGGAGCTCAGAACCACTATTATGTGAACTCAAGTTCAACGACATGACACGGTCCATTAAAGCCAAGATGTTAGTTTtcatgcttttttactgagcaAGAAATAGCATGTCTTTTTAAAACTGACATTGTTATCTCTGAACACTTGCTTGCCTTTTTGCCAGGAATAAGCCTGACTTCAGGAAGCATAATAAAGAGATAATATTCACATTGAGTGAGATAATGGCGCAAGCAGGAAAGAACCATTTTGTGACATTGTTTTTGAGACTAAAACCATTATTTTGGTGGTAGGCCTATGGTAGGCCCatagaacattgcaacatttataacttttttttcttcatgtttagaTGAAATAGAAATACACAGGAGCTGAAGTTCATCAACATATTACACACTTACAATATGTTGTAGGATcagcagataaaaaaaaaacggacaTATCTGTCGACACAATTTATTAGATTTTATGGCTCATCAGAGTGGGGAAATAAAATGACATGTAAGTAAACCATGTACATTCCAGTCAAATCAAACTACTTTTCTAGCAATACAACAATTATCTTTAAAGTGCCTTAGTTTTACACTGTTCTTTTACTGCATAGTTGTCTTCTTCCAAATAAACTTGACTGAAAAAAGGGATATCCCGTGACAGTCTGTCAACAATGTGCAACGTTCAATGCATTAAGTCTGAAACCAAGATACTCATTTGTTACTGACATTGGCAGTAAGTAACAATATTTAAGTGTAAATATAAACTCAATGATGATTTAGATTATAAGGTGTAAcctcaaaacaaaataaacaacaagaaatgaaaaataaagatAACTGCAATAAAAACCGCAAGCAAAAGATGAACACCCAAATTAAGGCATACAGTTGTGTAATAAACTAATGAGTTAAAGTTATCTCA
This genomic stretch from Alosa sapidissima isolate fAloSap1 chromosome 16, fAloSap1.pri, whole genome shotgun sequence harbors:
- the vps26a gene encoding vacuolar protein sorting-associated protein 26A, producing the protein MLLHVTFILKCILTQVFPVFPQFAVNGIAVQSSVESKRYPGLFFKRVEMSFLGGLFGPVCEIDVVLNDAETRKTAELKTEDGKVEKHYLFYDGESVSGKVNLNVKQTGKRLEHQGIRIEFVGQIELFSDKSNTHEFVNLVKELALPGELTQNRSYDFEFMQVEKPYESYVGANVRLRYFLKVTIVRRLSDLVKEYDLIVHQLATYPDVNNSIKMEVGIEDCLHIEFEYNKSKYHLKDVIVGKIYFLLVRIKIQHMELQLIKKEMTGIGPSTTTETETVAKYEIMDGAPVKGESIPIRLFLAGYDLTATMRDVNKKFSVRYFLNLVLVDEEDRRYFKQQEIVLWRKAPEKLRKRNFHQRYESPEPRTTVPAEQPEM